One genomic region from Skermania piniformis encodes:
- a CDS encoding MerR family transcriptional regulator — translation MPAGSDSEVAGVYPVSAVARRLGIPTATLRSWNQRYRIGPARDRTGAHRLYTDADVARLEHMVALIRGGASPAGAAAATRDRQVAPGDHRALVAAVFAADTVGTTDLLAANLREHGVATTWDVLCRPAFAEVVAIQERSGGCIDVEHLLSWCVKSVLHRRYPPPAGVDPGVVLACTAGERHTLPLEVLRAALAERDRPAVMLGADVPSSAVADAVARRAAPARVLLWSQQSSTAAVAAVRAAANAGAEVFGAGPGWVAAGLSGEVRVLTDLAAAVDVLS, via the coding sequence ATGCCCGCTGGTTCCGATTCCGAGGTCGCCGGTGTCTATCCGGTGAGCGCGGTTGCGCGGCGGCTGGGCATACCGACCGCCACGCTCCGGAGCTGGAATCAGCGGTACCGCATCGGACCCGCGCGGGACCGGACGGGAGCCCACCGCCTCTATACCGACGCCGACGTCGCGCGGCTGGAGCACATGGTGGCGTTGATCCGCGGCGGTGCCTCGCCGGCCGGCGCGGCCGCGGCCACGCGGGATCGTCAGGTCGCTCCAGGAGATCACCGCGCGCTGGTGGCGGCAGTGTTCGCAGCGGACACGGTCGGGACGACCGATCTGCTCGCCGCGAATCTGCGTGAGCACGGCGTCGCGACGACCTGGGACGTGCTGTGTCGTCCCGCATTTGCCGAGGTGGTGGCGATTCAGGAGCGCTCCGGCGGCTGCATCGACGTGGAGCACCTGCTTTCCTGGTGCGTCAAGTCGGTGTTGCATCGCCGATATCCGCCACCGGCGGGCGTCGATCCCGGCGTGGTGCTGGCCTGCACCGCCGGCGAACGGCACACGCTGCCGCTGGAGGTGTTACGGGCTGCCTTGGCGGAGCGCGACCGGCCCGCGGTGATGCTCGGCGCGGATGTGCCCTCCTCCGCGGTGGCCGATGCGGTCGCCCGGCGGGCGGCTCCGGCCCGGGTGTTGCTCTGGTCGCAACAGAGTTCGACGGCGGCGGTCGCCGCCGTACGCGCGGCGGCGAACGCCGGTGCGGAGGTGTTCGGCGCCGGGCCCGGCTGGGTCGCGGCGGGGTTGTCGGGCGAGGTACGGGTACTGACCGATCTGGCTGCCGCCGTCGATGTGTTGAGCTGA
- a CDS encoding acyl-CoA dehydrogenase family protein, translating to MSLFDMSDRAQQYRDDLLAFMDSHIYPAETVYDEQMRAAGDPHHQPAVLEELKAEARSRGLWNLFHPHPDWGPGLTNLEYAPLAEIMGRSHIAPEACNCNAPDTGNMEVFTLFGTEEHKQRYLRPLLDGTIRSAFAMTEPAVASSDATNIEMSMVRDGDDYLLNGRKWFASNALHPHCRVLIVMGKTDPNAAPHRQQSMMVVPIDAPGITVMRNLPVFGYHDREGHAEIDFVDVRVPAQDVLKGEGEGFAISQARLGPGRIHHCMRAIGMAERALELMCRRAASRVTFGRPIAANANIQDWIAESRIEIEMIRLLTLKAAYLMDTVGNKEARTEIAAIKVAAPNIALQVVDRAIQVHGGGGVTDDFPLAMAWAHLRTLRLADGPDEVHKRAIARTELGKYRDR from the coding sequence ATGTCGCTGTTCGACATGTCCGACCGCGCGCAGCAGTACCGCGACGACCTGCTCGCCTTCATGGATTCGCACATCTACCCGGCCGAGACCGTCTACGACGAGCAGATGCGCGCCGCCGGCGACCCGCACCACCAGCCGGCGGTCCTGGAGGAACTGAAGGCCGAAGCCCGCAGCCGGGGTCTGTGGAATCTGTTCCACCCGCATCCGGACTGGGGGCCCGGGCTGACCAACCTGGAGTACGCGCCACTCGCGGAAATCATGGGCCGCAGCCACATTGCGCCCGAGGCGTGCAACTGCAATGCACCGGACACCGGCAACATGGAGGTGTTCACGCTGTTCGGCACCGAGGAGCACAAGCAGCGCTATCTGCGGCCGCTGCTCGACGGCACCATTCGCTCGGCGTTCGCGATGACCGAGCCCGCGGTCGCCAGCTCGGACGCGACGAACATCGAGATGTCGATGGTCCGGGACGGTGACGATTACCTGCTCAACGGGCGGAAGTGGTTCGCGTCCAATGCCTTGCACCCGCACTGCCGGGTACTGATCGTGATGGGCAAGACCGACCCGAACGCCGCACCGCACCGCCAGCAGTCGATGATGGTGGTGCCGATCGATGCACCCGGGATCACGGTCATGCGTAACCTGCCGGTATTCGGCTATCACGATCGCGAAGGTCACGCCGAGATCGACTTCGTCGACGTCCGGGTGCCGGCGCAGGACGTATTGAAGGGCGAGGGGGAAGGATTCGCGATCAGCCAGGCACGACTCGGGCCCGGCCGGATCCACCATTGCATGCGGGCGATCGGGATGGCCGAACGCGCCCTGGAGCTCATGTGTCGCCGCGCGGCCAGCCGGGTCACCTTCGGCCGCCCGATCGCAGCCAATGCGAACATCCAGGACTGGATCGCCGAGTCCCGGATCGAGATCGAGATGATCCGCCTGCTCACGCTGAAGGCCGCGTACCTGATGGACACCGTCGGCAACAAGGAAGCCCGCACCGAGATCGCCGCGATCAAGGTGGCAGCGCCGAACATTGCGTTGCAGGTGGTCGATCGGGCGATCCAGGTGCACGGCGGCGGCGGTGTCACCGACGACTTCCCACTGGCGATGGCCTGGGCACACCTACGGACGTTGCGACTGGCCGACGGCCCGGACGAGGTGCACAAACGAGCGATCGCCCGCACCGAGCTGGGCAAGTACCGAGATCGCTGA
- a CDS encoding alkaline phosphatase D family protein, translating into MAVNRRRFLQLGAASAAAVAAGASLTGAARFPAPRWRGADPFGLGVASGDPTPDGVVLWTRLAPDPLAPDGHGGMFAAPVTVDYEVSRDEGFRDVVRRGSAVADRSLAHTVHPEITGLAPDRWYFYRFRAGAAISPIGRTRTAPAAGAPTDRLRFAFASCQSWSAGYYTAYNHMAAEDLDLVLHLGDYIYETGWRRGRVGMTMGMDADEDYDLRDYRLSYAQYKSEAPLRAAHAAFPWIVTMDDHEIDNNWAGNSPGLGLDIYRIPPLFRRRRAAALRAMYEHQPLRLAQLPHGPDMRLHRRYRFGDLAEITMLDTRQYRTAQACGDAPAADCPARRAGDRTILGGAQRDWLIDGFADSAARWQVIGNQVALGQLDNDPGPGLRVSTDAWDGYLADRDAVLGAAAARGVRNLVVLTGDRHHTIAGDLHRDPADPGSPVIGTEFIGTSITTGGDGAEMTDTGRTLLAANPALKYFDGRRGYVRVSVDHRLWRSDLRVVPYISRPGAPVTTAATFVVDDDKPGIERD; encoded by the coding sequence ATGGCCGTCAACCGCCGCCGTTTCCTCCAACTCGGCGCGGCGAGCGCCGCAGCAGTGGCGGCCGGCGCGAGCCTGACCGGCGCTGCGCGTTTCCCCGCCCCACGATGGCGCGGCGCGGACCCGTTCGGGTTGGGCGTCGCGTCGGGCGACCCGACTCCGGACGGCGTCGTGCTGTGGACCCGGCTGGCGCCGGATCCGCTGGCGCCGGACGGACACGGCGGCATGTTCGCCGCCCCGGTCACCGTCGACTACGAGGTATCGCGCGACGAGGGCTTTCGCGACGTCGTGAGGCGGGGCAGCGCGGTTGCCGATCGGAGCCTGGCGCACACCGTCCACCCGGAGATCACCGGGCTGGCGCCGGATCGCTGGTACTTCTACCGGTTCCGAGCGGGTGCGGCGATCTCGCCGATCGGGCGCACCCGAACCGCACCGGCGGCGGGCGCCCCGACCGATCGGTTGCGGTTCGCCTTCGCGTCCTGCCAGTCCTGGAGCGCCGGCTATTACACCGCCTACAACCACATGGCCGCCGAGGATCTCGACCTGGTCCTCCATCTCGGCGACTACATCTACGAGACCGGCTGGCGACGGGGACGCGTCGGGATGACCATGGGCATGGATGCCGACGAGGACTACGACCTGCGCGACTACCGGCTCAGCTACGCGCAGTACAAGTCCGAGGCGCCGCTTCGCGCAGCGCACGCGGCATTCCCGTGGATCGTCACGATGGACGACCACGAAATCGACAACAACTGGGCCGGCAACTCCCCCGGACTCGGTCTGGACATCTACCGCATTCCCCCGCTGTTCCGGCGGCGCCGAGCGGCGGCCCTGCGGGCGATGTACGAGCACCAGCCGCTCCGACTCGCCCAGCTACCCCACGGACCGGACATGCGGTTACACCGCCGCTACCGGTTCGGGGACCTCGCCGAGATCACCATGCTCGACACTCGGCAGTATCGCACCGCCCAGGCCTGCGGCGACGCGCCGGCCGCCGACTGCCCGGCACGCCGGGCCGGCGACCGCACGATCCTCGGCGGAGCACAACGGGACTGGCTGATCGACGGCTTCGCCGACTCCGCCGCGCGGTGGCAGGTGATCGGCAATCAGGTCGCGCTGGGCCAGCTCGACAACGACCCCGGGCCCGGCCTACGGGTATCGACCGATGCCTGGGACGGCTACCTCGCCGACCGCGACGCGGTGCTCGGTGCCGCGGCCGCCCGCGGCGTACGGAACCTGGTGGTACTCACCGGCGACCGGCACCACACGATCGCCGGCGACCTGCATCGCGATCCGGCCGACCCGGGATCACCGGTGATCGGTACCGAGTTCATCGGCACGTCGATCACCACCGGCGGCGACGGCGCCGAGATGACCGACACCGGCCGCACGCTGCTCGCGGCAAACCCCGCGCTGAAGTATTTCGACGGACGCCGCGGCTACGTTCGGGTGAGCGTGGACCACCGACTGTGGCGCAGCGACCTGCGGGTGGTGCCGTACATCAGCCGCCCGGGTGCGCCGGTGACGACGGCGGCGACCTTCGTCGTCGACGACGACAAACCGGGCATCGAGCGGGATTGA
- a CDS encoding YnfA family protein yields the protein MVAKSILLFGLSAIAEIGGVWLVWQGIREHRGWLWIAVGLVALGCYGVLASAQPDSHFGRVLAAYGGVFVAGSLVWGMVLDGFRPDRWDVVGALLCLTGVAVIMYAPRG from the coding sequence ATCGTTGCGAAATCGATCCTGCTGTTCGGGTTGTCGGCGATCGCCGAGATCGGCGGCGTCTGGCTTGTCTGGCAGGGCATTCGCGAGCATCGCGGCTGGCTCTGGATCGCGGTCGGGTTGGTCGCACTGGGGTGTTACGGAGTGCTGGCGAGCGCACAGCCGGACAGCCACTTCGGCCGGGTCCTCGCGGCCTACGGCGGGGTGTTCGTGGCCGGCTCGCTGGTGTGGGGAATGGTCCTGGACGGTTTTCGGCCGGACCGCTGGGATGTCGTCGGTGCACTGCTGTGTCTGACCGGCGTTGCCGTGATCATGTACGCGCCGCGCGGTTGA
- a CDS encoding ABC transporter permease — MEAFWSFVVSHRQQLLVDSYLHVSAVVQSVLIATLFAVSIGILVFRSPIGSATATAAASAILTIPSFALLGLLIPWLGLGVGPTIVALVLYSLLPILRNTVLGLSSVDPAVTDAARGVGMNRLGILTRIELPLAWPAILTGMRVSTQMAMGILAIAAYAKGPGLGNLIFSGLARLGSPNAVPQALTGTLLIVVLALALDGIFLLIGRMTTSKGLR; from the coding sequence ATGGAAGCGTTCTGGTCGTTCGTCGTATCACATCGTCAGCAGTTGCTCGTCGACTCTTATCTGCATGTCTCGGCAGTCGTCCAGTCGGTGTTGATCGCGACATTGTTCGCGGTGTCGATCGGCATCCTGGTCTTCCGCAGCCCGATCGGCTCGGCGACGGCGACCGCGGCGGCGAGTGCGATCCTCACCATCCCGTCGTTCGCCCTGCTGGGCCTGCTGATCCCGTGGCTCGGCCTGGGCGTCGGGCCGACCATCGTCGCGCTCGTGCTGTATTCGCTGTTGCCGATCCTGCGTAATACCGTGCTCGGCCTGTCCTCGGTCGATCCGGCGGTGACCGATGCGGCGCGCGGCGTCGGGATGAACCGGCTGGGCATCCTGACCCGGATCGAGCTGCCGCTGGCCTGGCCCGCGATCCTCACCGGCATGCGGGTGAGCACCCAGATGGCGATGGGCATCCTGGCGATCGCCGCCTACGCGAAGGGCCCCGGGCTGGGCAATCTGATTTTCTCCGGTCTGGCCCGGCTCGGCAGCCCGAACGCGGTTCCCCAGGCGCTGACCGGAACCCTGCTGATCGTCGTGCTCGCCCTCGCCCTGGACGGCATCTTCCTGCTGATCGGCCGGATGACCACATCGAAAGGCCTACGATGA
- a CDS encoding SDR family NAD(P)-dependent oxidoreductase — protein sequence MSGPQPAGWDSVLDRTVLGGYTELGYRLRRHSWPVDDPAPGAMSGRTALITGANSGLGEAAARGMAALGADVVLLVRDLERGQRAVERIRSAVSDARLTVARCDVSDPAAITEFAAGYRGPVDVLVHNAGVLPAQRTESVDGHEVTLATHVLGPLRLTAQLTGRLAESPDARVIFVSSGGMYLQPAPIEDPEYRVGRYRGAEAYARSKRIQVALLPEMARYWAPISIAAMHPGWVDTPGVATSLPRFRTLTRPLLRTPAEGADTIVWLAATAPPPPSGQFWQDRRVRPTHYLARTRRSDRELAGLWRYCAKEAGLNLG from the coding sequence ATGAGCGGGCCGCAACCGGCCGGCTGGGACTCGGTGCTGGACCGGACGGTGCTCGGCGGCTACACCGAGCTCGGTTACCGGCTTCGTCGGCACAGCTGGCCGGTCGACGACCCGGCGCCCGGCGCGATGTCCGGCCGCACCGCCCTGATCACGGGTGCCAACTCCGGCCTCGGCGAGGCCGCGGCTCGCGGTATGGCCGCGCTCGGCGCCGACGTCGTCCTGCTGGTCCGTGATCTCGAGCGGGGACAGCGCGCTGTCGAGCGCATCCGGTCGGCGGTGTCGGACGCTCGACTCACCGTGGCGCGCTGCGACGTCAGCGACCCGGCCGCGATCACCGAGTTCGCTGCGGGCTACCGCGGACCGGTCGACGTCCTGGTGCACAATGCGGGAGTCCTACCAGCCCAGCGAACGGAATCGGTCGACGGACACGAGGTCACGCTGGCCACGCATGTGCTCGGCCCGTTGCGATTGACCGCACAGCTCACCGGACGGTTGGCCGAATCGCCCGATGCGCGGGTGATCTTCGTGTCGTCGGGCGGGATGTACCTGCAGCCGGCGCCGATCGAGGACCCGGAGTACCGCGTCGGCCGCTATCGGGGTGCGGAGGCCTATGCCCGGTCCAAGCGGATTCAGGTCGCGCTGCTGCCGGAGATGGCCCGGTACTGGGCGCCGATCTCGATCGCGGCCATGCATCCCGGCTGGGTGGACACCCCGGGAGTGGCCACCTCGCTGCCGCGTTTTCGCACTCTCACCCGGCCATTGCTGCGCACTCCGGCCGAGGGTGCCGACACGATCGTCTGGCTCGCTGCGACCGCGCCACCGCCGCCCAGTGGGCAGTTCTGGCAGGACCGCCGGGTGCGTCCGACGCACTACCTCGCGCGCACCCGGCGGTCGGATCGGGAGCTCGCGGGCTTGTGGCGGTACTGCGCCAAGGAGGCGGGCTTGAACCTCGGTTGA
- a CDS encoding DUF1365 domain-containing protein, translating to MVTPALVYTRTRHVRHTPIRHEFSYRGYSWLVDLDDLPRVPWWLRPVAGFAARDHVGDPDRTLRENVDAYLAGHGIDLRGGSVRMLTNARVFGYVFNPLTVYWCRDHDDRPVCVIAEVHNTYRGRHRYLLHTDEHGRARIPKQFYVSPFNPVGGEYRIRAPQPTDRICVAITLADPTTVFSATTTGLVRPASTTATLRAAIRHPFAPQLVSLRIRRQGLRLWTRGLPIVPRPRDPVEEPNR from the coding sequence GTGGTGACCCCCGCGCTCGTGTACACCCGGACCCGCCACGTCCGGCATACCCCGATACGGCACGAGTTCAGCTACCGCGGGTACTCCTGGCTGGTCGATCTCGACGATCTGCCACGGGTTCCGTGGTGGCTGCGGCCGGTGGCCGGCTTCGCCGCCCGCGACCACGTGGGCGACCCGGACCGGACCCTGCGGGAGAACGTCGACGCCTACCTGGCCGGGCACGGCATCGACCTACGCGGCGGCAGCGTCCGGATGCTGACCAATGCGCGGGTGTTCGGCTACGTGTTCAACCCGTTGACGGTGTACTGGTGCCGGGACCACGACGACCGGCCGGTCTGCGTGATAGCCGAGGTGCACAACACCTACCGCGGTCGCCATCGTTACCTGCTGCATACCGACGAGCACGGTCGAGCGCGCATCCCGAAGCAGTTCTACGTGTCGCCGTTCAACCCGGTCGGCGGGGAGTACCGGATCCGCGCACCGCAACCCACCGACCGGATCTGCGTGGCGATCACCTTGGCCGATCCGACAACCGTATTCAGCGCTACCACAACCGGTCTGGTGCGACCGGCGTCCACCACGGCGACGCTGCGCGCGGCGATTCGTCATCCCTTCGCACCGCAGTTGGTGTCGTTGCGCATCCGGCGGCAGGGGCTGCGGTTGTGGACCCGCGGCCTGCCGATCGTGCCGCGTCCGCGTGACCCTGTCGAGGAGCCGAACCGATGA
- a CDS encoding ATP-binding cassette domain-containing protein: MTSDSGVDVSGVEIVLDGVTKQYPDQANPAVDNLDLVLPAGEVVVFVGPSGCGKTTSMRMINRLIEPSSGRITIGGKDALSIDPDELRRGIGYSIQQAGLFPHMTVAKNIATVPGLLGWDRARIATRTDEMLDLVGLDPAEFRDRYPRQLSGGQQQRVGVARALAADPPVLLMDEPFGAVDPITRGLLQDELLRLQTELRKTIVFVTHDFSEAVKLGDRIAVLGNQSRVLQYDTPEAILAHPADETVAGFVGADASLKQLTLTRVGDVTLGDCPTATEDGSVTDLRRRVAERSWPWAVVLDERDRPVRWVSADHLVGASSLREIGLPIGELVSVRSTLQDALDALLTERAAAAVVTGSRGEYTGLITIDTLVEHLSAMRAEHSS; the protein is encoded by the coding sequence ATGACTTCGGATTCGGGTGTCGATGTGTCGGGTGTCGAGATCGTGCTCGACGGCGTCACCAAACAGTATCCCGACCAGGCCAACCCGGCCGTGGACAACCTCGACCTGGTCTTGCCGGCCGGTGAGGTGGTCGTCTTCGTCGGACCGTCCGGGTGTGGCAAGACCACCAGCATGCGGATGATCAACCGACTGATCGAGCCGAGTTCGGGCCGGATCACCATCGGCGGCAAGGACGCCCTGTCGATCGACCCGGACGAGCTGCGCCGGGGCATCGGCTACTCGATCCAGCAGGCCGGGCTGTTCCCGCATATGACCGTGGCGAAGAACATCGCGACGGTGCCGGGGCTGCTCGGTTGGGATCGAGCCCGGATCGCCACCCGCACCGACGAGATGCTCGATCTGGTGGGTCTGGATCCGGCCGAGTTCCGGGACCGCTACCCACGCCAGCTCTCCGGCGGCCAACAGCAACGGGTCGGTGTCGCCCGGGCGCTGGCCGCCGATCCGCCGGTGCTGCTGATGGACGAGCCGTTCGGCGCGGTGGACCCGATCACCCGCGGCCTGCTGCAGGACGAGCTCCTGAGGTTGCAGACCGAGTTGCGCAAGACCATCGTCTTCGTCACCCACGATTTCAGTGAAGCGGTGAAACTGGGCGATCGGATCGCCGTGCTGGGCAACCAGTCCCGCGTCCTGCAGTACGACACACCGGAAGCGATCCTGGCGCACCCGGCGGACGAGACGGTGGCCGGGTTCGTCGGTGCGGACGCGTCGCTGAAGCAGCTCACCCTCACCCGGGTCGGCGATGTCACCCTGGGCGATTGTCCGACCGCCACCGAGGACGGCTCGGTTACCGACCTGCGTCGCCGGGTCGCGGAGCGGAGCTGGCCGTGGGCGGTCGTGCTCGACGAGCGCGACCGCCCGGTGCGCTGGGTTTCGGCCGATCATCTGGTGGGAGCGTCCAGCCTGCGGGAGATCGGTCTGCCGATCGGCGAGCTCGTCTCGGTCCGATCCACCCTGCAGGACGCGCTGGACGCGCTGCTCACCGAACGTGCTGCGGCGGCCGTCGTGACCGGATCGCGCGGCGAGTACACCGGCCTGATCACGATCGACACTCTGGTCGAGCACCTGAGCGCGATGCGCGCGGAGCATTCCTCGTGA
- a CDS encoding NAD(P)/FAD-dependent oxidoreductase, translating to MTRLTHAVDGRPRVAVVGSGVSGLTAAWTLTRTAEVTLFEQEARLGGHADTHRVPTARGDVVPVDTAFLVHNARTYPVLLRLFAELGVATQESEMSMSVRCDGCRLEYAGARGPRGVFARIGSVRRGRYLRMLTEIPRFHRLARNYLSGKETGRTLGEFVRDAGLSEYFEAHFLTPLVAAVWSCDPTTALRYPAEYLFRFLDNHGMLSVSGSPVWRTVTGGSATYVAAIAERLAVVSPATPVRSVERHADHVAIRDDADRVRTFDAAVVATHPDQALRMLAEPTPAERQILAAMPYSTSRAVLHQDESVLPAARNAQASWNYRLPSCSAKVDRVLVSYDVTRLQRLDPAHGRFLVTLGDEDRVDPVTILDRMTYQHPQYTPESVAAQQRLDEIGDDRVAFAGAYHGWGFHEDGAASGLAAARRIGARWSGRGAMSAPW from the coding sequence GTGACCCGGCTTACCCACGCCGTGGACGGTAGGCCCCGAGTGGCTGTCGTCGGTAGCGGCGTCTCGGGGCTCACCGCCGCGTGGACCTTGACCCGAACGGCCGAGGTGACCCTGTTCGAGCAAGAGGCCCGGCTGGGTGGGCACGCCGACACCCATCGAGTGCCGACCGCACGCGGCGATGTCGTCCCGGTCGACACCGCATTCTTGGTGCACAACGCGCGCACCTATCCCGTCCTGCTTCGACTGTTCGCCGAACTGGGGGTGGCCACCCAGGAATCGGAGATGAGTATGTCGGTCCGGTGCGACGGCTGTCGCTTGGAGTACGCCGGAGCGCGCGGTCCGCGCGGCGTGTTCGCCCGGATCGGCTCGGTGCGGCGTGGTCGGTATCTGCGCATGCTCACCGAGATACCCCGATTCCATCGGCTGGCTCGGAACTACCTCTCCGGCAAGGAAACCGGTCGAACTCTCGGTGAATTTGTGCGGGATGCCGGACTTTCCGAGTATTTCGAGGCGCATTTCCTCACCCCGCTCGTGGCGGCGGTGTGGTCGTGCGATCCGACCACGGCATTGCGCTATCCGGCGGAGTATCTGTTCCGGTTCCTGGACAACCACGGGATGTTGTCGGTCTCCGGTTCGCCGGTGTGGCGCACGGTAACCGGTGGCTCGGCGACCTACGTTGCGGCGATCGCCGAACGGTTGGCGGTCGTGTCGCCCGCGACTCCGGTACGAAGCGTCGAGCGGCACGCCGACCACGTCGCGATCCGCGACGATGCGGACCGGGTGCGGACGTTCGACGCGGCAGTTGTCGCGACTCATCCGGATCAGGCACTTCGGATGCTTGCCGAGCCGACGCCGGCCGAGCGGCAGATCCTCGCAGCGATGCCGTACTCCACCAGTCGAGCGGTGCTGCATCAGGACGAGTCGGTGCTGCCCGCCGCGCGGAACGCGCAGGCGTCGTGGAACTATCGGCTTCCCTCGTGTTCGGCCAAGGTGGACCGGGTGCTCGTCAGCTACGACGTGACCCGGCTGCAACGGCTGGACCCGGCGCACGGCCGCTTCCTGGTCACACTCGGCGACGAGGATCGCGTCGATCCGGTGACGATTCTGGACCGGATGACGTATCAACATCCCCAGTACACACCCGAATCGGTTGCGGCGCAGCAGCGACTGGACGAGATCGGCGACGACCGGGTCGCCTTCGCCGGCGCTTACCACGGGTGGGGATTCCACGAAGACGGCGCGGCGTCGGGCTTGGCCGCTGCGCGCCGGATCGGTGCGCGCTGGTCCGGCCGCGGCGCGATGTCGGCGCCGTGGTGA
- a CDS encoding SAM-dependent methyltransferase, translated as MSTSVSATTAEIRPDVALAAAPNGVRAAIAAPIAAALFRRAALAAGLRIVLPNGVIQGADDPAAPSMVIHEPRRFARRLGVDGLIGFGESYMAEEWSAADPAAVLATLAARMGTLVPGPAQRLRRWYVAARPAGERNSRGNSARNIAHHYDLSNEFFALFLDETMTYSSALFGALEPAPRTTDLAAAQRAKIDGVLDLAGVGPGTRLLEIGTGWGELALRAARRGALVHSVTLSARQRESALDRIAAAGLADRVRIDLRDYRAIEDRYDAVVSVEMIEAVGYEFLPDYFGAIGDALAPGGRAVIQAITMPHDRMRATRDTYTWIQKYIFPGGFLPSVQLLQQLSGAQGLTLAEPYLFGPHYAHTLRLWQEQLLRNEPAVAALGFDAAFRRMWRLYLAYAEAGFRSGYLDVGWYLLTRAELR; from the coding sequence ATGAGCACATCCGTGTCCGCTACGACCGCCGAGATACGCCCCGACGTTGCGCTCGCCGCTGCGCCGAACGGTGTCCGGGCGGCGATCGCAGCGCCGATTGCCGCGGCGTTGTTCCGTCGCGCGGCGCTGGCCGCCGGGCTGCGAATCGTCCTCCCGAACGGCGTGATCCAGGGAGCCGACGATCCGGCAGCGCCATCGATGGTGATCCATGAACCACGGCGGTTCGCCCGGCGGCTCGGCGTGGACGGCCTGATCGGGTTCGGCGAGTCGTACATGGCCGAGGAATGGTCGGCGGCCGATCCGGCCGCGGTGTTGGCCACGCTCGCGGCCCGGATGGGCACGCTGGTGCCGGGGCCGGCCCAGCGCCTGCGCCGCTGGTACGTCGCGGCCCGTCCGGCCGGTGAACGCAACAGTCGCGGCAACTCGGCCCGCAACATCGCCCACCACTACGACCTGTCCAACGAGTTCTTCGCCTTGTTCCTGGACGAGACGATGACCTACTCCAGCGCCCTGTTCGGCGCGCTCGAGCCGGCGCCCCGGACGACCGACCTGGCCGCCGCTCAACGTGCCAAGATCGACGGAGTGCTCGACCTGGCCGGGGTCGGCCCGGGTACCCGCTTGCTGGAGATCGGCACCGGTTGGGGCGAACTCGCGCTGCGTGCGGCGCGCCGTGGCGCGCTGGTGCATTCGGTGACGTTGTCCGCGCGGCAGCGTGAGTCGGCGCTCGATCGGATTGCCGCGGCGGGCCTCGCGGATCGGGTCCGGATCGATCTGCGCGACTACCGGGCGATCGAGGACCGGTACGACGCGGTGGTCTCGGTCGAAATGATCGAAGCCGTCGGATACGAGTTCCTGCCGGACTACTTCGGCGCGATCGGCGACGCGCTCGCGCCCGGTGGTCGGGCGGTGATCCAGGCCATCACGATGCCGCACGATCGCATGCGGGCCACCCGGGACACCTACACCTGGATTCAGAAGTACATCTTCCCGGGCGGGTTTCTCCCGTCGGTGCAGCTGCTGCAACAGCTTTCGGGCGCGCAGGGGCTGACGCTCGCCGAGCCGTACCTGTTCGGTCCGCACTACGCGCACACCTTGCGGCTGTGGCAGGAGCAGTTGCTGCGCAACGAACCAGCGGTCGCGGCGCTCGGCTTCGACGCCGCCTTCCGTCGGATGTGGCGGTTGTATCTGGCATATGCCGAAGCAGGTTTTCGGAGCGGCTATCTGGATGTCGGTTGGTACCTGCTGACGCGGGCGGAGCTCCGATGA